The sequence CGCTGGAGGCGCTGGACGGCGTGCTCTCCGGGGTGGACGGGGGAGGCACGACCGCGGCCGAGGCGATCGAGCGGCTCCTGGCCGCCCAGATCGAACTCCGCAACGGACGCCGCCTGGAGGCCGCTATGCGCTCCAGCCGCCTGCCGTACGTGAAGACCCTGGCCGCCTTCGACTTCGCCTTCCAGCCCTCGATCAAGCGCGAGCAGATCGACGCGCTCCACGAACTCGGCTTCCTGGAGCGGCAGGAGAACGTGGTGTTCCTCGGACCGCCCGGCGTGGGCAAGACGCACTTGGCGATCAGCCTGGCGATCACGGCCGCCGAGAGCGGACGCAAGATCTACTTCGGCACCCTGACCGACCTCGTCACCTCGCTGGAGGAGGCCAAGGCCGCCGGCAGGCTCGACCGCCGCCTGAAGATCCTCACCCACCCGGCGCTGCTCGTCGTCGACGAGATCGGCTACCTGCCGGTGACCCAGAGCGGGGCGGTCCTGTTCTTCCAACTCGTCAACCGGCGCTACGGCAACGGCTCGACCGTGCTCACGTCCAACAAGGGCTTCGAGGAGTGGGGCCGCATCCTCGGCGACGAGGTCATGGCCGCCGCGCTGCTCGACCGGCTGCTCCACCGCTGCCACATCGTGAACATCCGGGGCAACAGCTACCGCATGCGCCGCCACGCCGAACTCTCGAAGGCGATCCATCCGCTTGCCAGCCGAATAGACGCCGAATCACCGGCGTCCGGAGAGGGTGCGTCATGACGGCCGCGCTCCCGGCCCGCTGCCCCGCTCCGGTCGCTCCGCGGGGCAGCCGCAGAACCGGGACATTTTCCATGCCGATAACCGGGACATTTTCCGTGCCTATTGACATCCAGCCTGATTCGAGGCCCCGAATCATGGTCCCCGGATCACTTGAAGACGGATCGCGATCCCCCCGGCGTGCGCACCAACCGGGCCCACTCAGGCTCCGTTGAACTCGGCATCCGTGCAAACGGGTTCGGAAAGATAGCGAGCCCAGCGCTCCATCACCTCCCGTCGCCGCGCGAAGAGCGTGCCTCTGGCGTAGGCCGCTTCCACCTTGTCACGTACGACATGGGCCAAGGCCGCCTCGGCCACCTCCCTGGCCACGCCCGTGTCGCCGCACCAGACCCTGAACGACGTGCGGAACCCATGGGGCACCGCGGCAACTCCGTTCTCCCTCAGCAGCTTCGAGAGCGTGCTTGCCGAGAGGACCCGGTTGGTCGGCGAGGGGAAGACGAGTCCATCCCCGCCAGAACGACGGCGGGCTTCACCGAGGACGTCGATGGCCCTCGAAGTCAACGGCACCCTGTGCGTGCGCCCGGACTTCATGCGGTCGCCCGGGACCGTCCACGTCTCCGCCCCGAGGTCCATTTCCTTCCACATGGCGTGGCGCACCTCGCCCGACCGCGCCGCCGTCAGGACCAGAAACTCGAAGGCGAGCTTGGTCGCCGGCCACGCCCGCGAAGCGCGGATCGCCTCCAGCGCCGCACCCACCTCCCCGTGGGGAAGTGCCCGGAAATGCCGCCGCCCCGTCCCGTGCCGAGGGAGCGCCGAACCGATGGCGTCGCCGGCCGGGTTGCTCTCGCGGTAGCCCTGGGCCACCGCCCACTTCATGATCGCCCCGATCCGCTGCCGCACCCTCCGGGCCGTCTCCGGCTTGCTCGACCAGATCGGCAGCAGGACATCCATCACGTCCGCCGTCGTGATCTCGTCCACTCCCTTCGCGCCCAACCTCGGCATCGCGTAGTCGCGAAGACTCGCCCTCCACTGGCCCTCGCTCTTCCCGCCGGGACGCCAGGACTGGCGGTGGATGGCGATCACCGTCTCGGCCGCTTCCTCGAACTTCGGCGAGGCGCGCCGGGCCAACCTCGGATCTTCGCCGGCGCGGGCGGTCCTGCGGTGCTCGAAGGCCTTCTGGCGGGCTTCGGCGAGCGTGACGTAGGGGTATCCGCCCAAGCCCAGATCCACCCGCTTTCCGCCGACGGTGCCGCGCCAAATCCACTGCTTGCTCCCCGAGGGGAGCACCCGTAGGATCAGGCCGTGCTGGTCCCCGTACTTGTCGGCGCCGGTTCGGCCGCTGTGGACTACGTTTCGGACGAACAGGCCGGTGAGGCCGTTGGCTGATTTCGGTGTTTTCGCGGTCATTTCTTCGCTCGGAGTCGGATATGGTGTCCCACGTCACGTCCCACACTCCGTTCAAGAATACCCGAAACATCGCGGGACGTCAAGGGACGGCAGGCGGGCCGTAACGTTCTTTGGGGGAGGGATTTAGGACACGTTGCGGGACCGGCACGGATCGCGTGGGAATGGCGGGGAGGCGGACACCCCCTCCGCCTAAGAAGGAAGGTGTGGGCGGCTCGAAAGAGTCTCGTGGGTTCGAACCGAGCGACCGAAGGGAGTGAGCTCGGCGAGCGAAGCGAGCCAATCCCACCCCCTCCGCCTCCCTACCTCCGGCCTCACCCCGGAGGCTTCCGGACGGGTGGCCGAGCGGACTAAGGCGCACGCCTGGAGAGCGTGTGGGCAGCAACCCTGCCTCGTGGGTTCGAATCCCACCCCGTCCGTATTTTTTAGGTATCAGACGGTTGCACGATGTCCCTCTTGGGTCACCAAAACCCTTGAAGGACACAGGTTTACACGTTCTTGACGTCTCACGTGGTGTCACGTAGTATCACTCAACTCGTGATACTGGGAGTGATAACCACATGAAGCATCCAAAGCGACTCAGCGC is a genomic window of Candidatus Palauibacter soopunensis containing:
- the istB gene encoding IS21-like element helper ATPase IstB gives rise to the protein LEALDGVLSGVDGGGTTAAEAIERLLAAQIELRNGRRLEAAMRSSRLPYVKTLAAFDFAFQPSIKREQIDALHELGFLERQENVVFLGPPGVGKTHLAISLAITAAESGRKIYFGTLTDLVTSLEEAKAAGRLDRRLKILTHPALLVVDEIGYLPVTQSGAVLFFQLVNRRYGNGSTVLTSNKGFEEWGRILGDEVMAAALLDRLLHRCHIVNIRGNSYRMRRHAELSKAIHPLASRIDAESPASGEGAS
- a CDS encoding integrase arm-type DNA-binding domain-containing protein, encoding MTAKTPKSANGLTGLFVRNVVHSGRTGADKYGDQHGLILRVLPSGSKQWIWRGTVGGKRVDLGLGGYPYVTLAEARQKAFEHRRTARAGEDPRLARRASPKFEEAAETVIAIHRQSWRPGGKSEGQWRASLRDYAMPRLGAKGVDEITTADVMDVLLPIWSSKPETARRVRQRIGAIMKWAVAQGYRESNPAGDAIGSALPRHGTGRRHFRALPHGEVGAALEAIRASRAWPATKLAFEFLVLTAARSGEVRHAMWKEMDLGAETWTVPGDRMKSGRTHRVPLTSRAIDVLGEARRRSGGDGLVFPSPTNRVLSASTLSKLLRENGVAAVPHGFRTSFRVWCGDTGVAREVAEAALAHVVRDKVEAAYARGTLFARRREVMERWARYLSEPVCTDAEFNGA